One segment of Meriones unguiculatus strain TT.TT164.6M chromosome 3, Bangor_MerUng_6.1, whole genome shotgun sequence DNA contains the following:
- the Ibsp gene encoding bone sialoprotein 2 has translation MKTALILLSILGMACAFSMKNLHRRAKAEASEENGVFKYRPHYFLYKHAYAYPPKRFLVQGGSDSSEENEDDDSSEQEEEEEETSNEEKNNEESAGNEDEEEEAENVTLSAVTPSYGTEATTGDGAMELAALQLPKRAGDAEGKAAKMKESDEEEEGEEGEGEEGEEEGNGNEEAEVDENEQLANGTSANSTEADGGNRGSGGDGREDGGEDSITPTAGSEWTTEGAAATARPTPAPEALEATSAPTGKSTAAEYWGEYEQTGNNELTTGEYEVYDQEQGEPPRGDNYRAYEDEYSYYKGRGYDGYDGQEYYYHQ, from the exons ATGAAGACTGCTTTAATTTTGCTCAGCATTTTGGGAATGGCTTGTGCTTTCTCC ATGAAAAATTTGCATCGAAGAGCCAAAGCAGAGGCTTCTGAAGAAAATGGG GTCTTTAAGTACCGGCCACACTATTTTCTTTATAAGCATGCCTACGCTTATCCTCCAAAACGGTTTCTAGTCCAG GGAGGCAGCGACTCTTCTGAGGAAAACGAAGATGACGACAGTtcggaacaggaggaggaggaagag GAGACttcaaatgaagagaaaaacaatgaaGAGTCTGCTGGGAATGAAGACGAAGAGGAAGAGGCTGAGAATGTCACACTCTCTGCTGTGACACCCAGCTACGGCACGGAGGCCACAACTGGAGATGGGGCTATGGAGTTAGCTGCCCTCCAGCTGCCTAAGAGG GCCGGAGACGCAGAAGGCAAGGCTGCAAAAATGAAGGAAAGcgacgaagaagaagaaggagaagaaggagaaggagaggaaggggaagaggaaggaaacgGAAACGAAGAAGCGGAGGTGGATGAAAACGAGCAGCTCGCCAACGGCACCAGCGCCAACTCCACGGAGGCGGACGGAGGGAACCGCGGCAGCGGAGGGGACggcagagaggatggaggggaggaCAGCATCACCCCCACGGCGGGCAGCGAGTGGACCACCGAGGGCGCCGCGGCGACTGCGCGCCCAACCCCAGCGCCCGAGGCCCTCGAGGCCACCTCCGCGCCCACCGGGAAGAGCACGGCTGCCGAGTACTGGGGAGAGTACGAGCAAACGGGCAACAACGAGCTCACCACGGGCGAGTACGAGGTGTACGACCAGGAGCAGGGGGAGCCCCCTCGCGGGGATAACTACCGAGCCTACGAGGACGAGTACAGCTACTACAAGGGGCGTGGCTACGACGGCTACGACGGCCAGGAGTATTACTACCACCAGTGA